A region from the Polyangiaceae bacterium genome encodes:
- a CDS encoding long-chain-acyl-CoA synthetase: protein MSGVVGDLSEKLGALKGTVEDVVRRRGDPEWWELVRAALGVAPSAVRQTLPWLVKAREGHDESLIRVVSENAKARPGGLALEMREDQLTWAELDALTSRIAHVLEGLGVRPGDVVALMGENSPMYLAITLGVSRLGATASLINHHLAGAPLAHAIASSRVRVALVQAKMAEAVRALTDTSLSHLVVYGEGDLEDRLARAPRRPFPRVEVDAGSDFVYIFTSGTTGLPKPCKVTHARSVLAGAGFGTLLFQFQPGDKLYCVLPLYHSSALLIGAGSCILSRTPLALRESFSASAFWPDVQRYGATSILYIGELCRYLVNRPPSSEERNNPVRVAVGNGLRADVWEEFSRRFDIPFIREFYSATEAPGAIFNLTGKVGSVGHVPMRRLGALRLARYDVERDELTRDGDGHCIECAPGEVGELLIRLKAKPFSALGDFRGYTDEGATRSKVLTDVFRQGDRYFRSGDLMRFDDNDYFYFVDRIGDTYRWKGENVSTAEVAEVIGKAEGVRGATVASVLVPGMEGAAGLAALECEGGLDVAAFWRVVRTLPSYAQPRFVRVLPQLATTGTFKIQKTRLRSEGVDPNRVTDPLYVRQDDGYVPLTSERWDEIVAGRLRL, encoded by the coding sequence GTGTCCGGCGTGGTCGGTGATCTGTCGGAAAAGCTGGGTGCTCTCAAGGGCACCGTCGAAGACGTCGTGCGGCGTCGAGGCGATCCCGAGTGGTGGGAGCTGGTTCGCGCGGCGCTCGGCGTAGCACCCTCGGCTGTTCGCCAGACGCTGCCCTGGCTGGTCAAAGCTCGTGAGGGGCACGACGAGAGTCTGATCCGCGTCGTCTCCGAGAATGCCAAGGCTCGCCCTGGGGGGCTCGCCTTGGAGATGCGGGAAGATCAATTGACCTGGGCGGAGCTCGACGCCCTCACCTCGCGGATCGCCCACGTGCTGGAGGGGCTGGGCGTGCGACCGGGGGACGTCGTCGCTCTGATGGGCGAAAACTCGCCGATGTATTTGGCGATCACGCTCGGGGTTTCCCGGCTGGGGGCGACCGCGTCGCTCATCAATCACCATCTGGCCGGCGCGCCTCTGGCGCACGCCATCGCTTCGTCGCGCGTTCGAGTAGCGCTGGTGCAGGCCAAGATGGCGGAGGCCGTGCGAGCGCTGACGGACACGAGTCTGTCCCACCTCGTGGTGTACGGCGAGGGCGATCTGGAAGACCGCCTCGCGCGCGCGCCGCGTCGGCCGTTCCCTCGGGTCGAAGTCGACGCCGGAAGCGACTTCGTCTACATCTTCACCTCCGGCACTACGGGTCTACCCAAGCCCTGCAAGGTGACTCACGCCCGCTCGGTGTTGGCCGGGGCAGGCTTCGGCACGCTGCTCTTTCAGTTCCAGCCGGGAGACAAGCTGTACTGCGTCCTGCCGCTCTACCACTCCAGCGCCCTGCTCATCGGCGCCGGCTCGTGCATCCTGAGCCGCACGCCGTTGGCGCTGCGAGAGAGCTTCAGCGCGTCCGCCTTCTGGCCGGACGTACAGCGCTACGGCGCCACGTCCATCCTGTACATCGGCGAGCTGTGCCGCTACCTCGTGAATCGCCCACCCAGCTCCGAGGAGCGGAACAACCCGGTTCGGGTCGCGGTCGGCAATGGCCTTCGCGCCGATGTGTGGGAGGAGTTCTCGCGCCGATTCGACATCCCGTTCATTCGCGAGTTCTACAGCGCCACGGAAGCGCCGGGCGCGATCTTCAACCTCACCGGCAAGGTCGGCTCCGTGGGCCACGTCCCCATGCGCCGACTCGGGGCCCTTCGCCTCGCTCGCTATGACGTCGAGCGCGACGAGCTGACTCGTGACGGCGACGGGCACTGCATCGAATGCGCGCCAGGAGAAGTCGGCGAGCTGCTGATCCGCTTGAAGGCCAAGCCCTTCAGCGCTCTGGGTGACTTCCGCGGGTACACGGACGAAGGCGCCACTCGGAGCAAGGTTCTGACGGACGTGTTCCGCCAAGGAGACCGCTATTTCCGCTCCGGGGACCTGATGCGCTTCGACGACAACGACTACTTCTACTTCGTGGACCGCATCGGGGATACGTACCGCTGGAAAGGGGAGAACGTGTCCACCGCCGAGGTCGCCGAGGTCATCGGCAAGGCGGAAGGCGTGCGCGGAGCGACGGTGGCGAGCGTGCTCGTTCCCGGGATGGAAGGCGCCGCCGGCTTGGCCGCCCTCGAGTGCGAGGGCGGGCTGGATGTCGCTGCGTTCTGGCGCGTCGTGCGGACGTTGCCGTCCTACGCCCAGCCGCGCTTCGTTCGGGTGCTCCCACAGCTGGCCACCACGGGGACTTTCAAGATCCAGAAGACGCGGCTGCGCTCCGAGGGTGTGGACCCGAACCGGGTGACCGACCCACTGTACGTGCGGCAGGACGACGGCTACGTGCCGCTGACGTCAGAGCGCTGGGACGAGATCGTCGCGGGTCGTCTCAGGCTATGA
- a CDS encoding prepilin peptidase, producing MYGEQYFLLAAVLVTGLAAWFDWRTGHLPNRLTLGTLAAAPFVHAAFGYARAGWTGCWQGAAFSVAGAFLCLIVPAILYFVGGIYGGDVKLLGAVGALLLPMVGMEAELYSFLVAALYAPARLAWEGKLFHTLGNSALLVRNWFVPKARRREVPQEMMAELRFAPSIFAATCVAVLLHWRV from the coding sequence ATGTACGGCGAGCAGTATTTTCTCCTCGCCGCAGTCCTGGTCACTGGGCTGGCCGCCTGGTTTGATTGGCGTACCGGGCATCTGCCGAATCGGCTGACGCTCGGTACGCTGGCAGCCGCTCCGTTCGTTCATGCTGCCTTCGGGTATGCGCGGGCGGGTTGGACCGGCTGCTGGCAAGGAGCAGCGTTTTCGGTAGCTGGAGCATTCTTGTGTTTGATTGTTCCAGCCATTCTCTACTTCGTGGGAGGTATCTATGGAGGCGACGTCAAGCTACTTGGAGCTGTCGGCGCTCTCTTGCTTCCCATGGTCGGGATGGAAGCCGAGCTCTACTCCTTCCTCGTCGCGGCGCTCTATGCGCCCGCGCGTTTGGCATGGGAGGGCAAGCTGTTCCACACCTTGGGGAACAGCGCCCTGCTCGTGCGCAACTGGTTCGTTCCCAAGGCAAGGCGCCGGGAGGTCCCGCAGGAGATGATGGCCGAGCTGAGATTCGCCCCATCCATCTTCGCGGCCACCTGTGTCGCCGTATTGTTGCACTGGCGAGTTTGA